A stretch of the Neptunomonas phycophila genome encodes the following:
- a CDS encoding GTP-binding protein, with the protein MLLKVVFIGPMGSGKSTAIQTISEIEPVKTEARNTERFKVDKPTTTVGMDYGEINLGEHGKVALYGVPGQQRFDFMWPIITKGAMGAIMLLDCSQENCWKDFKYFVDEFTKFVDPSSFIVALNRATDSDVDHCNQLLMDEGLTMPVFCSDPRNEQDLTVLLHVLISNAELRFLLD; encoded by the coding sequence ATGTTGCTGAAAGTTGTTTTTATTGGGCCCATGGGGTCAGGAAAAAGTACAGCAATTCAGACTATAAGCGAGATTGAGCCGGTAAAAACAGAGGCACGCAATACAGAGCGCTTTAAAGTTGATAAACCCACGACCACGGTGGGGATGGATTATGGAGAAATAAACTTAGGCGAACACGGTAAAGTTGCACTTTATGGTGTGCCGGGACAACAGCGCTTTGACTTTATGTGGCCTATAATCACAAAAGGGGCTATGGGAGCAATCATGTTGCTGGATTGTAGCCAAGAGAATTGCTGGAAGGACTTTAAGTATTTCGTAGACGAATTCACAAAGTTTGTTGATCCTAGCAGTTTTATCGTCGCCCTAAATCGCGCAACGGACAGCGACGTTGATCATTGCAATCAATTACTCATGGATGAAGGGTTAACAATGCCGGTGTTTTGCTCGGATCCACGAAATGAGCAAGATCTCACGGTTTTATTGCACGTATTGATTTCAAATGCGGAATTGAGATTTTTATTGGATTAG
- the trpA gene encoding tryptophan synthase subunit alpha, whose amino-acid sequence MHPLTQYIRDKRKTQDILLMTHVVYGYPSIEDSLSIMRSLLNQGADILEVQFPFSDPVADGPTITTACHQALENKPRLEQLLADIEMLSKEFPKQHILLMSYLNPLLQFGLDNLANTMKNRGISSMIIPDILQDSYPLLAPLTEQSISPIWLVTPDMSDERIKQLKQRADGMLYCVSRKGVTGKQQTDSVDKSATIQIGNYLNRVKGLTELPLAMGFGIRTREDVKALIGHADVAIAGSVFLDAYNAGGIKAVGEQVTSLKSA is encoded by the coding sequence ATGCATCCTTTGACCCAATACATCCGTGACAAACGTAAAACACAAGACATTCTTTTAATGACACACGTCGTTTACGGATACCCAAGCATTGAAGACAGCCTATCTATTATGAGAAGCCTTCTCAATCAGGGCGCGGATATTTTAGAGGTACAATTTCCTTTCTCAGACCCTGTTGCTGATGGCCCTACCATTACCACTGCATGTCATCAGGCTCTGGAAAACAAGCCGCGACTGGAACAATTATTGGCAGATATAGAAATGCTAAGTAAAGAGTTCCCAAAACAGCATATCTTACTTATGAGTTATCTAAACCCGCTTCTCCAATTCGGTTTAGATAACTTAGCTAACACTATGAAAAATCGTGGAATTAGCAGCATGATAATCCCTGACATACTGCAAGACAGCTATCCTCTATTGGCCCCATTAACGGAGCAAAGCATATCACCCATTTGGCTTGTTACTCCGGATATGTCTGATGAGAGGATTAAGCAACTCAAGCAACGAGCCGACGGAATGTTGTATTGTGTCAGCCGAAAAGGAGTAACTGGAAAGCAACAAACGGATAGCGTTGATAAATCAGCAACGATCCAAATCGGTAATTATTTAAATAGAGTGAAAGGCTTAACCGAACTTCCTCTCGCCATGGGCTTTGGCATTCGAACCAGAGAAGACGTGAAGGCATTAATTGGACATGCCGATGTTGCTATTGCTGGCTCTGTCTTTTTAGACGCCTACAATGCAGGAGGGATTAAAGCAGTAGGCGAACAAGTAACCTCTCTTAAATCTGCTTAA
- the rarD gene encoding EamA family transporter RarD, with amino-acid sequence MIEQNRGLIYALTAYLIWGTFPLLFSLFKGLPAMEVLAHRIAWSAVFVAIIITLTGKWHRIKVALTNKQLILALCCSTTLIAANWGLYIWAAMNERAVEASLGYFIHPLVSVGLGVFFLKESLSTYQKVALLLAIIAVVYKVTSSGALPWISLSLAASFALYGFVRKQTQVDTVTGLMIETTLALPFTLIFWLFTPVNHFGFNLQGGLFILAGILTAIPLLAFAAAARRISLSMIGFLMYLNPTLQLLCAVFILGEPFTHTDLITFSLIWIGLAIFTGGTYWRHRKDRQKLRPSVTSS; translated from the coding sequence GTGATCGAGCAAAACCGCGGCCTTATCTACGCCCTAACCGCCTACCTTATTTGGGGAACATTCCCACTTTTATTTAGCTTATTCAAAGGGCTACCTGCAATGGAAGTGCTCGCGCACCGCATTGCGTGGTCTGCTGTTTTTGTAGCCATTATTATTACACTGACCGGAAAGTGGCACCGCATTAAAGTCGCCCTTACCAACAAGCAGCTGATCTTAGCTTTATGTTGCTCAACCACATTAATTGCTGCTAACTGGGGACTTTATATTTGGGCAGCTATGAACGAGCGAGCCGTTGAAGCAAGCTTGGGCTACTTCATCCACCCACTAGTGTCGGTAGGCTTAGGTGTTTTTTTCCTAAAAGAATCGTTAAGCACTTATCAAAAAGTCGCACTGTTATTAGCGATCATCGCTGTTGTTTACAAAGTTACAAGCTCTGGAGCTCTCCCGTGGATCTCATTATCCTTAGCCGCAAGCTTTGCTCTTTATGGGTTTGTGCGCAAACAAACGCAAGTGGATACCGTAACGGGGCTAATGATAGAAACGACCTTAGCCCTCCCTTTCACTCTGATATTTTGGCTGTTTACCCCAGTTAACCACTTTGGATTCAATCTACAAGGTGGCCTTTTCATTTTAGCTGGCATACTCACTGCCATCCCATTGTTAGCCTTTGCAGCCGCAGCGAGGCGCATCAGCTTATCAATGATAGGATTCCTGATGTATTTAAACCCTACACTTCAATTATTGTGCGCTGTATTTATTCTTGGGGAGCCCTTCACTCACACCGATTTAATAACATTCTCACTCATTTGGATTGGCCTAGCTATTTTCACTGGTGGAACCTATTGGCGGCACAGAAAAGACCGACAAAAACTGCGCCCAAGCGTAACTTCATCATAA
- a CDS encoding rhodanese-related sulfurtransferase has product MSHTVVCALYKFVTLDDYEAIREPLTQVMERNHVRGTLLLAREGINGTVSGSREGIDALLAWLKSDSRLADLDYKESLHEVPPFKRTKVKLKKEIVTLGVEGIDPKQVVGTYVDPKAWNDLISDPEVLLVDTRNDYEVQVGTFKNAVNPETDTFREFPEYVKQNLDPTKHKKVAMFCTGGIRCEKSTAYMKEQGFDEVYHLKGGILKYLEEVPQEESLWEGECFVFDDRVTVNHQLEKGHYDLCNACRLPITEEDKLSDQYEKGVSCPHCFGTHSPEQIERFRQRELQMSLAQARGEGHIGKDALTTMDQRRAAKRAERERQRALNEKALAKKSMKR; this is encoded by the coding sequence ATGTCTCATACCGTCGTATGCGCTTTGTACAAATTTGTAACGCTAGATGATTACGAAGCCATTCGTGAGCCTTTAACTCAAGTAATGGAGCGTAACCACGTTCGAGGCACATTGTTGCTTGCTAGAGAAGGAATTAACGGGACTGTTTCAGGTAGCCGTGAGGGTATTGATGCGTTATTGGCTTGGTTGAAATCAGATAGTCGATTGGCTGATCTCGATTACAAAGAGTCGCTTCATGAAGTGCCGCCTTTTAAACGCACTAAAGTTAAGCTTAAAAAAGAGATAGTCACGTTAGGAGTTGAGGGGATTGATCCTAAGCAGGTTGTGGGTACTTATGTGGACCCTAAAGCTTGGAATGATCTCATCAGTGACCCTGAAGTTTTGCTGGTGGACACGCGTAATGATTATGAAGTTCAAGTAGGGACATTCAAAAACGCGGTTAATCCAGAAACAGATACCTTTCGTGAGTTTCCTGAGTACGTAAAACAGAATTTAGATCCGACTAAACATAAAAAAGTGGCCATGTTTTGTACGGGCGGTATACGTTGTGAAAAATCGACAGCGTATATGAAAGAACAAGGTTTTGATGAGGTTTATCACTTAAAAGGTGGGATTCTCAAGTACTTAGAAGAAGTTCCTCAAGAGGAATCTTTATGGGAAGGCGAATGCTTTGTGTTCGATGATCGTGTAACTGTAAATCATCAACTCGAAAAAGGGCATTATGATTTATGTAATGCGTGCCGTTTGCCTATAACAGAAGAAGATAAACTATCGGATCAGTACGAAAAAGGCGTGAGTTGTCCTCATTGTTTTGGTACTCACTCGCCGGAGCAAATCGAGCGTTTTCGTCAGCGCGAATTGCAAATGTCTTTAGCTCAAGCGCGTGGTGAAGGGCATATTGGTAAAGATGCTCTTACAACAATGGATCAGCGTCGTGCCGCTAAACGTGCTGAGCGTGAACGACAACGAGCACTAAACGAAAAAGCGTTGGCTAAAAAATCGATGAAGCGATAG
- a CDS encoding TetR/AcrR family transcriptional regulator, whose product MARGRPSKKQHIIDTAGQLFSHLGYQATSIDVVTQTAGVSKPTVYNNFPSKLSLLHEWLILQSDHLLSMVVFDSAKKIQTDSLQTCSSSANKQALNVILNGYELLIQETFYLSILRICIGESQKLNSDVLALFFELDNSLNNQAVEVCLSIVEEPLVARAIVSIVKQQAVDRALGVPNSLSTEDVLSLSLRF is encoded by the coding sequence ATGGCACGTGGTCGTCCATCTAAAAAGCAGCATATTATTGATACTGCTGGTCAATTGTTTTCTCATTTGGGTTATCAAGCGACGTCTATCGATGTTGTGACGCAAACTGCCGGTGTATCAAAACCAACAGTTTACAATAACTTTCCTTCTAAGCTTTCATTGCTTCATGAATGGCTGATTTTACAATCAGATCATTTGTTATCCATGGTTGTTTTTGATTCCGCAAAAAAAATTCAAACTGATTCTCTTCAAACCTGTTCATCATCTGCTAATAAACAGGCACTCAACGTCATTCTTAATGGTTATGAGCTTCTTATCCAGGAAACGTTTTACTTATCAATATTACGTATTTGCATAGGGGAATCACAAAAGCTCAATAGTGATGTATTGGCGCTTTTCTTTGAGCTGGATAATTCGTTAAATAATCAGGCTGTAGAGGTGTGCTTATCCATAGTTGAAGAGCCTCTGGTTGCTAGAGCTATTGTTTCAATCGTTAAACAGCAAGCAGTTGACCGCGCACTGGGTGTGCCCAATAGCCTATCAACTGAGGATGTGTTATCCCTCAGTCTTCGTTTTTAA
- the hisC gene encoding histidinol-phosphate transaminase, translating into MSKFWSDAIRDLTPYVPGEQPKVSNIIKLNTNENPFGPSPKVTHAIHSFESNKLRKYPDPDSTSLKNTLADYYNVRSNQVFVGNGSDEVLAHAFMAFFRQKEPLLMPTITYSFYDVYCNLYNINYEHIPLGDDFSIDLTKYQRPNGGIIFANPNAPTGKALTLDAIEGLLNTNTESVVIVDEAYVDFGAQSAVSLINKYPNILVIQTFSKSRSLAGMRVGFALGNAELIEGLERVKNSFNSYPLDMLAQDTAIAAIQDEQYFQETTQQIISTREWTTAQLESIGFNVVPSKTNFVFATHRYLPGAELMGFLRTHNILVRHFSRPGIENHLRITIGTPDEMSALIDCLKKHPDISTLD; encoded by the coding sequence ATGAGTAAATTCTGGAGTGACGCGATCCGTGATCTAACCCCTTATGTTCCAGGCGAACAACCTAAGGTTAGTAACATAATCAAACTCAACACAAACGAAAACCCGTTTGGCCCTTCTCCCAAAGTTACTCACGCCATTCATTCATTTGAAAGCAACAAATTGCGTAAATACCCAGACCCAGACTCTACATCACTCAAAAATACGCTGGCTGATTACTATAATGTAAGATCCAATCAAGTATTTGTGGGTAATGGATCGGATGAAGTGCTAGCGCATGCCTTCATGGCCTTCTTCCGCCAGAAAGAGCCGCTGCTCATGCCTACCATCACCTATAGTTTCTATGATGTGTATTGCAACTTATATAATATAAACTACGAGCATATCCCCCTTGGGGATGATTTCTCCATCGACCTAACAAAATACCAGCGCCCTAATGGCGGCATTATTTTTGCAAACCCTAATGCACCTACCGGTAAAGCACTAACCCTTGATGCAATTGAAGGCCTCCTCAACACCAACACAGAATCTGTCGTGATTGTTGATGAAGCCTATGTAGACTTCGGGGCTCAAAGCGCCGTTAGCCTTATCAATAAATACCCCAATATTTTGGTGATTCAAACGTTTTCCAAATCCCGGTCTTTAGCCGGTATGCGAGTTGGTTTCGCTCTAGGGAATGCAGAATTAATCGAAGGCTTAGAGCGAGTTAAAAATAGCTTTAACTCTTACCCTTTGGATATGCTCGCTCAAGACACCGCTATTGCTGCGATACAAGACGAGCAATACTTCCAAGAAACAACGCAACAAATCATCAGCACACGCGAATGGACAACCGCTCAACTTGAATCGATTGGGTTTAATGTTGTTCCATCTAAAACAAACTTTGTCTTCGCGACGCATCGTTATTTGCCAGGCGCTGAGCTCATGGGCTTTTTACGTACTCATAACATATTAGTCCGTCATTTTAGCCGACCAGGCATCGAAAACCATTTGCGCATTACCATTGGAACCCCCGATGAGATGAGTGCCTTGATTGACTGCCTTAAAAAGCATCCTGATATAAGCACATTGGATTAA
- a CDS encoding roadblock/LC7 domain-containing protein yields MSQDLAEQSEQLEALLKSLLDEYEGLRFVVLATSDGFLVAHAGAQVDKQKMDPNRIATMAVSFTGLSYSLASECEIGEVKGASVEGSEGLLLSRLLFTKETDFVLLAGFKRSVNHGIANWTLQKAYDAVLNGLNT; encoded by the coding sequence ATGAGCCAAGATTTAGCAGAGCAGTCTGAGCAGTTAGAAGCGTTATTAAAGTCCTTGTTAGATGAGTATGAAGGCCTACGATTTGTTGTGTTAGCAACATCAGATGGTTTCTTGGTTGCTCACGCGGGGGCGCAAGTTGATAAGCAAAAAATGGATCCAAACCGTATCGCCACTATGGCGGTTTCCTTTACAGGGTTGAGTTATAGCCTTGCATCTGAGTGCGAAATTGGTGAAGTGAAAGGTGCTTCTGTCGAAGGTAGTGAAGGGCTGCTGCTTTCTAGACTATTGTTTACTAAAGAAACGGACTTTGTCCTGTTGGCCGGCTTTAAACGGTCGGTAAATCACGGTATAGCGAATTGGACGTTGCAGAAAGCTTATGATGCAGTGTTGAATGGTCTGAATACATAG
- the tcdA gene encoding tRNA cyclic N6-threonylcarbamoyladenosine(37) synthase TcdA gives MSSYDNRFGGTRRLYGSDAVERFRSSHVCVVGIGGVGSWVAEALARSGVGEITLIDQDDICETNINRQIHALDGAVGKSKIAQMAERIRLINPECLVHEESAFINKENTADLIGDYFDYVVDAIDSVKDKAALIAYCRRNKVPVICVGGAGGQLDPTCVSVCDLSKTHNDPLAAKVRSFLRRHYNYSKSGKKFGVECVFSTEQLRYPQADGSVCNQKNLDEGLTRLDCDGGFGAAVVVTSTFGMVAASRVLNKLMLKADIEAGATR, from the coding sequence GTGTCTAGTTATGACAATCGGTTTGGGGGTACGCGTCGCTTATATGGGAGCGATGCAGTCGAGCGTTTTCGTTCGTCGCATGTGTGCGTGGTAGGTATCGGTGGTGTAGGTTCTTGGGTAGCAGAGGCACTGGCCCGTTCAGGAGTAGGTGAAATTACTCTGATTGATCAAGATGACATTTGTGAAACGAATATTAATCGGCAGATACATGCGTTAGACGGTGCTGTAGGTAAATCAAAAATAGCCCAAATGGCAGAACGGATAAGGCTTATTAATCCGGAGTGCTTAGTGCATGAAGAATCAGCCTTTATTAATAAAGAGAATACTGCCGACCTAATTGGTGATTACTTTGACTATGTGGTTGATGCAATAGACAGTGTAAAAGACAAAGCCGCATTAATTGCTTATTGTCGTCGCAATAAAGTACCAGTAATTTGTGTTGGTGGTGCTGGAGGGCAGTTAGACCCGACTTGTGTGAGTGTATGCGACCTATCTAAAACACATAATGATCCATTAGCTGCTAAAGTTAGATCATTCCTCCGCCGACACTATAATTATAGTAAAAGTGGTAAGAAGTTTGGCGTGGAATGTGTGTTTTCGACGGAGCAGCTGCGCTATCCGCAAGCGGATGGTTCGGTTTGTAACCAAAAAAACCTTGATGAAGGACTGACTCGACTAGATTGTGATGGGGGTTTTGGCGCTGCGGTTGTAGTGACATCCACATTCGGTATGGTTGCAGCATCACGGGTATTGAACAAGTTGATGCTTAAAGCAGATATTGAGGCTGGCGCAACACGTTAA
- the arfB gene encoding alternative ribosome rescue aminoacyl-tRNA hydrolase ArfB — protein MLTILKHIVISADELEFTAIRAQGSGGQNVNKVSSAIHLRFDIKASSLPDFYKERLLEFKDKRITADGIIVIKAQTFRTQQKNREDALERLKTLILDATTIQKNRRPTKPTRSSQRKRMDSKTKRGNTKAMRGKVM, from the coding sequence ATGCTTACTATATTAAAACACATTGTTATTAGTGCAGATGAACTTGAATTTACAGCCATTCGCGCTCAAGGCAGTGGTGGACAAAATGTAAATAAAGTCTCATCCGCCATCCATCTTCGCTTTGATATCAAAGCATCATCACTCCCCGATTTTTACAAAGAGCGCTTACTTGAGTTTAAAGACAAACGGATAACGGCGGATGGTATTATTGTCATTAAAGCGCAAACTTTTCGTACCCAGCAAAAAAACCGAGAAGATGCACTGGAACGCCTGAAAACACTCATCCTTGACGCTACGACTATCCAAAAAAACAGGCGCCCAACAAAGCCTACCCGCAGCTCGCAACGCAAACGAATGGACAGCAAAACCAAGCGAGGAAACACCAAAGCAATGCGCGGCAAAGTGATGTAG
- a CDS encoding GGDEF domain-containing protein, with protein sequence MVGAIQSAADEATADLPVLEALLKGVDQTVFLLNGTGEITRVHEGTASWMRGEKLRGLTLFPLFEEPDAEVLKQAFDQSLTAPAGEGVQKHQITLKPEHLLQLHEAGLDQQRAIEFSFSAIDPHHILFMMSDISESRQLNQKISQQAQRDPLTGAYNRRSLMTILQQSVAQALRYDWVCSFLLIDIDHFSDINDKQGLDAGDQVLQAFVTALHGFKRTADFFARYSDDRFVMFLPETNQDQAMLAAERVRVLAENLEIPFPTGDLSFTVSIGISTLMYPEDEPEVMLKRAEENLFIAKQSGSNRIEGEPI encoded by the coding sequence ATGGTGGGTGCTATTCAGAGTGCCGCAGACGAAGCTACAGCGGATCTGCCAGTATTAGAGGCGTTACTAAAAGGTGTTGATCAAACCGTATTTCTTCTTAATGGCACAGGTGAAATAACACGTGTCCATGAAGGAACTGCCAGTTGGATGAGGGGCGAAAAGTTACGGGGTCTCACTTTGTTTCCTCTATTCGAAGAGCCCGATGCCGAGGTGCTAAAGCAAGCATTTGATCAATCATTAACTGCGCCAGCGGGTGAGGGTGTGCAAAAGCATCAGATCACACTAAAACCCGAACATTTATTGCAATTGCATGAGGCGGGTTTGGATCAGCAGCGCGCTATAGAATTTAGCTTTTCGGCCATAGATCCTCATCATATTCTTTTTATGATGAGTGATATCTCAGAATCACGTCAGTTGAATCAAAAAATTTCACAGCAAGCTCAACGCGATCCGCTGACGGGTGCCTATAATCGCCGTTCGCTCATGACTATTTTACAGCAGTCTGTTGCGCAGGCGCTGCGTTATGACTGGGTGTGTTCATTTCTCTTAATTGATATCGATCATTTTAGTGATATCAACGACAAGCAAGGCTTAGATGCAGGGGATCAAGTGTTGCAGGCATTTGTGACTGCTCTGCATGGCTTTAAGCGAACCGCTGATTTTTTTGCCCGCTATTCCGATGATAGATTTGTAATGTTTTTGCCTGAAACTAACCAAGATCAAGCGATGTTGGCGGCTGAACGGGTTCGTGTTCTTGCAGAAAATTTAGAAATACCTTTCCCTACCGGTGACCTGAGTTTTACTGTCAGCATAGGTATATCGACTTTAATGTATCCAGAAGATGAGCCTGAAGTAATGCTCAAGCGTGCAGAAGAAAACCTGTTTATTGCTAAGCAATCTGGCAGTAACCGTATTGAAGGCGAACCTATTTAA
- a CDS encoding DUF2164 domain-containing protein yields MSVIALEKASLEMLERRLKQYFVKELDYELGQFQAQFLLDFISQEMGAYFYNQGVRDAQAMLSSRVDDLILAFDELEKMEPRPVSTL; encoded by the coding sequence ATGAGTGTGATTGCGTTAGAAAAAGCGTCCCTTGAAATGTTAGAAAGACGATTAAAGCAATATTTTGTCAAAGAATTGGACTACGAATTAGGGCAGTTTCAAGCCCAATTCCTATTGGATTTTATATCTCAAGAAATGGGGGCTTATTTTTATAATCAAGGCGTAAGGGATGCACAAGCCATGCTATCAAGTCGCGTGGATGATTTAATACTCGCATTTGATGAGCTAGAAAAAATGGAGCCGCGTCCCGTAAGCACATTATGA
- a CDS encoding TIGR01621 family pseudouridine synthase — translation MSSFRIIADHADFIIINKAPGISVHKDDNESGLTMELSAALGIHVYLVHRLDKVTSGVMVFAKSADAAAEIADQFAKKTVKKFYIALSDKKPSKKQGLVKGDMIKARRGAWKLTKTNTSPALTHFFSMSPSPGRRLFLLKPSTGKTHQLRVALKSIGAPVLGDALYSGSPADRTYLHAWQLMFSFNENHYHFIAQPEWGRFFDCPEVEAQLKRWEQPASLKWPANNE, via the coding sequence ATGAGTTCATTTCGTATAATCGCTGATCATGCCGATTTTATTATTATCAATAAGGCGCCAGGTATCTCTGTCCATAAAGATGATAATGAGTCAGGCCTAACAATGGAGTTATCGGCTGCACTGGGTATTCATGTTTACCTAGTACACCGGCTTGATAAAGTAACGTCGGGTGTTATGGTTTTTGCTAAGTCAGCTGACGCTGCTGCTGAGATAGCTGATCAGTTTGCTAAGAAGACGGTAAAAAAATTCTATATAGCGCTGAGCGATAAAAAACCCAGTAAAAAACAGGGCCTTGTTAAAGGCGACATGATAAAAGCGCGACGTGGCGCATGGAAGTTAACTAAAACTAATACTTCACCAGCGCTGACACATTTTTTTAGTATGAGCCCCTCGCCAGGGCGTCGTTTGTTTTTGTTAAAGCCCTCTACTGGTAAAACTCACCAACTGCGTGTGGCTTTAAAAAGCATAGGGGCTCCTGTCCTTGGAGACGCTCTATATAGTGGTTCGCCAGCTGATAGAACGTATTTGCACGCATGGCAGTTGATGTTTTCTTTTAACGAAAATCATTATCATTTTATTGCCCAGCCGGAATGGGGACGTTTTTTTGATTGCCCAGAAGTCGAGGCTCAACTGAAGCGCTGGGAACAACCAGCCAGCCTCAAGTGGCCGGCAAACAACGAATAG
- the trpB gene encoding tryptophan synthase subunit beta — translation MKDQFFGRFGGSFIPEILYNSQQQLIDAYESAMSDAEFVGRLKSEWQHYSGRPTPLTFCNNLTQQIGGAQIYLKREDLNHSGAHKMNNVIGQGLLTQYMGKTRVIAETGAGQHGIATALISARLGLKCTIYMGATDIKRQYPNVFWMKQLGAEVIPVTTGSATLKDALDEAMRDWAANYDDTHYLIGTSCGCAPFPEMVAGFQSIIGEEVKEQSINQIGKHPDRIYACVGGGSNACGIFLPFVDSSSTELVGVEAGGRSDAPGDHAKRFNTDQARFGIAQGYATRFLQDSEGQLMPTHSISAGLDYVGVSPILADLEENGKVRMISANDDEVMTAFSQLMRNEGIIPALESAHAVAGGLREAKNMRPDQSIVINLSGRGDKDIFNVAKVMKDEPFSAFLNDFLLEAN, via the coding sequence ATGAAAGATCAATTTTTCGGACGTTTTGGCGGAAGTTTTATTCCAGAGATTCTCTACAACAGCCAACAACAGCTCATTGACGCATACGAATCAGCGATGTCGGATGCCGAGTTTGTAGGCCGATTAAAATCTGAATGGCAGCATTATTCAGGTCGCCCTACACCACTGACTTTTTGCAACAACTTAACGCAACAGATAGGCGGCGCCCAAATCTACCTCAAAAGAGAAGATTTAAACCACAGCGGCGCGCATAAAATGAACAACGTTATTGGCCAAGGCTTGTTAACCCAATACATGGGAAAAACACGCGTCATTGCTGAGACGGGTGCTGGTCAGCACGGAATTGCGACCGCCCTAATATCTGCTCGCCTAGGCCTTAAATGCACTATTTATATGGGCGCTACAGACATCAAACGTCAATACCCTAATGTGTTTTGGATGAAACAGCTCGGGGCCGAAGTGATACCGGTCACCACTGGAAGCGCTACTTTAAAAGACGCACTGGATGAAGCAATGCGAGATTGGGCCGCAAATTACGATGACACCCATTATCTAATTGGTACGAGCTGCGGCTGTGCTCCCTTCCCTGAAATGGTCGCTGGTTTTCAATCGATTATTGGAGAAGAAGTCAAAGAACAGTCAATCAACCAAATCGGCAAACATCCTGACAGAATATACGCCTGTGTAGGTGGAGGCAGTAATGCTTGCGGCATTTTCCTGCCCTTTGTTGACTCGTCATCAACAGAGCTTGTTGGTGTAGAAGCAGGTGGCCGCAGCGATGCACCAGGAGATCACGCAAAACGATTTAACACCGACCAAGCACGTTTTGGTATTGCCCAAGGCTACGCAACCCGCTTTCTTCAAGACAGTGAAGGCCAGTTAATGCCGACACACTCTATTTCAGCAGGCCTAGATTACGTCGGTGTTTCGCCAATATTGGCCGACCTAGAAGAAAACGGAAAGGTCAGAATGATCAGTGCGAACGATGACGAAGTTATGACCGCGTTCTCCCAGCTAATGCGCAACGAAGGCATTATTCCCGCTTTAGAATCAGCTCATGCGGTAGCCGGCGGTCTTCGTGAGGCAAAAAACATGAGACCTGATCAATCTATTGTTATTAATCTGTCTGGGCGCGGCGATAAAGATATTTTTAATGTCGCTAAAGTAATGAAGGACGAACCTTTCAGCGCTTTCTTAAACGACTTTTTATTGGAGGCAAATTAA